Proteins from a genomic interval of Musa acuminata AAA Group cultivar baxijiao chromosome BXJ1-9, Cavendish_Baxijiao_AAA, whole genome shotgun sequence:
- the LOC135583736 gene encoding uncharacterized protein LOC135583736, which produces METKRFSTSKEKRIRRKEVLEKKKAIDEIIKKASSVKDHLLSFPPFCHYERNGLSVYLESGIGDQLPSPIKKYIQDLLKANMEGPYGSEWQMEEKVKRREMVSPEARYIFVRQSTNAASDENPLAKNEERLYTGQTGDQNHLVGFVHYRFIVEEDIPVVYVYELQLEACAQRKGLGKFLMQLIELIAHKNRMGAVMLTVQKANVLAMNFYTTKLRYTISTISPSRVDPLIGAEKSYEILCKTFDSEAKAKLEEKQQDDG; this is translated from the exons ATGGAGACGAAGAGATTTTCCACAAGTAAAGAGAAGAGGATCAGAAGAAAGGAG GTACTTGAGAAGAAAAAAGCAATCGATGAAATTATAAAGAAGGCATCATCTGTCAAGGACCATCTACTTTCCTTTCCACCCTTCTGTCATTATGAAAGAAATG GACTTTCAGTTTACTTGGAATCAGGAATTGGAGACCAACTTCCCTCTCCTATTAAGAAATACATTCAAGATCTTCTTAAG GCCAATATGGAAGGTCCATATGGTTCAGAGTGGCAAATGGAAGAGAAAGTGAAACGAAGGGAAATGGTTTCACCTGAAGCACGATATATATTTGTACGACAATCAACAAATGCAGCATCTGATGAAAATCCCCTGGCCAAAAATGAGGAAAGACTCTATACTGGTCAGACAGGTGATCAGAATCATCTGGTTGGTTTTGTGCATTACCGGTTTATTGTCGAGGAAGATATTCCTGTTGTTTATGTATATGAGCTACAGCTGGAGGCTTGTGCACAAAGGAAGGGACTAGGAAAGTTCCTGATGCAATTAATTGAACTTATTGCTCATAAG AATCGCATGGGAGCTGTGATGCTGACAGTACAAAAAGCTAATGTTCTAGCCATGAATTTCTACACAACTAAGCTGAG ATATACAATCTCAACCATTTCACCATCACGAGTGGATCCACTG ATTGGAGCTGAGAAAAGCTATGAGATTCTGTGCAAGACATTTGATTCTGAAGCCAAAGCGAAATTGGAG
- the LOC135594068 gene encoding type IV inositol polyphosphate 5-phosphatase 9-like: MALLDGVTYGQMGSVRYKMFVSTWNVGGIPPTDDLDLEDCLDTGKSSYDIYVLGFQEIVPLSTRNVLGPEKIQISMKWKSLIGETLNKSLHDRKRIQKCEPLEHDKDGHQRESNAREFRCVVSKQMVGILVSVWVRKDLRNYISNPRVSCIGCGIMGCLRNKGSVSVRFCLHEASFCFVCCHLASGGKEADEMRRNSNVMDILSRTCFSSDASNDLPKKILNHDRIVLFGDLNYRISMPYAETKTLVEQKQWNVLLDKDQLRFELSDGRALEGWNEGVITFSPTYKYLPNSDEYCWHVHGRNGERRRAPAWCDRILWLGEGLKQKRYDRCEVKFSDRRPVRSIFTTEVDALQI; this comes from the exons ATGGCATTGCTTGATGGAGTAACCTATGGTCAAATGGGCTCCGTTAGATACAA AATGTTTGTTAGTACATGGAATGTTGGAGGGATACCGCCCACTGATGATCTGGATTTGGAGGATTGTTTGGACACCGGAAAGAGCTCGTATGACATCTATGTTCTTGG GTTCCAGGAGATCGTACCACTTAGCACCAGGAATGTTCTTGGTCCTGAAAAGATTCAGATTTCCATGAAGTGGAAGTCACTGATAGGTGAAACACTAAACAAGTCCCTCCACGATCGAAAGAGGATCCAGAAGTGTGAGCCATTGGAGCATGATAAGGATGGCCACCAAAGAGAGAGCAATGCCCGAGAGTTCAGATGCGTTGTGAGCAAGCAAATGGTTGGAATTTTAGTCTCGGTATGGGTCAGGAAAGATCTCCGGAACTACATCAGTAATCCAAGAGTCTCATGCATTGGTTGTGGCATCATGGGCTGCTTAAGGAATAAg GGTTCAGTATCTGTTAGATTTTGCTTACATGAAGCAAGTTTCTGTTTTGTCTGCTGCCATTTGGCTTCGGGAGGAAAAGAAGCAGATGAGATGCGTAGGAATTCAAATGTGATGGACATATTGTCAAGGACGTGCTTTTCTAGTGACGCTTCTAATGATCTGCCAAAGAAGATCCTCAATCATGA TCGTATAGTGTTGTTTGGGGATTTGAACTATAGGATCTCAATGCCGTATGCGGAGACCAAGACGCTCGTGGAGCAGAAGCAGTGGAATGTGTTGTTAGATAAAGATCAG CTAAGGTTTGAGTTATCCGACGGCCGAGCATTGGAAGGTTGGAACGAGGGCGTGATCACGTTCTCTCCCACGTACAAGTATCTTCCAAACTCCGATGAGTATTGCTGGCACGTTCATGGTAGAAATGGAGAACGAAGACGTGCTCCTGCATG GTGCGATCGAATACTATGGCTTGGTGAAGGATTGAAGCAAAAGCGGTACGACCGATGCGAGGTGAAGTTTTCGGACCGCCGACCGGTGCGATCAATCTTCACTACCGAAGTCGACGCCCTGCAAATTTGA
- the LOC108951222 gene encoding uncharacterized protein LOC108951222 has product MAAGNGEVVKVAECGCCGMWEECTVEYIGWVKEQFGGVWVCGLCTEAIKDEQARLGVGVEAAMLVHAKFRQVASIDPTVRIALSLLHFFKKMISSPTSSPSKL; this is encoded by the coding sequence ATGGCAGCGGGGAACGGTGAAGTGGTGAAGGTGGCGGAGTGCGGGTGCTGCGGCATGTGGGAGGAGTGCACGGTGGAGTACATAGGGTGGGTGAAGGAGCAGTTCGGCGGCGTGTGGGTGTGCGGGCTGTGCACGGAGGCGATCAAGGACGAGCAGGCCAGGCTGGGGGTGGGCGTCGAGGCGGCGATGCTCGTCCATGCAAAGTTCAGGCAGGTCGCCAGCATCGACCCCACAGTCCGCATAGCTCTCTCCCTCCTCCACTTCTTCAAGAAGATGATCTCTTCGCCCACTTCCTCCCCTTCAAAGCTATGA
- the LOC103998162 gene encoding inactive poly [ADP-ribose] polymerase RCD1-like — MDPRGSKRTVEEDGTAQSSSELPLVGTRRTSVRNLTCWHRKPDQGTYRNYLNSGLPRRILYYKRGEWTDFPKSAREAIIDGFRHQMPCMVVFFGCELMLVDLLCMVMSNSNTKKHAYVAWIDEADRCFFPCLSFDGGADEPSEQVSGVVRPQAYSVPAPQMVTEVIVGDGNGPPAPEAKILNLQRDSQSFAFMEKLFLSGMPSFVNPENVLCIYEYVPKDTDAQVQYQAFESQLRSTREKRGNANGKYAWFGSTTQEILRILTYGFGSAVAPTVGAAFGSGIYLTPYHRSFSSVNLCSVDGNGVQCMLLCQVILGNLEQVRPGSLQNSPSSDDYDSGVDDRKDPRCFVVWATHANTRIHPRSVVIFKLPPNLQEYFFDLSDFRFDKNPIRNIPRFDRLSAPKQTLVSLPGHAINQNMPYTFLYYKVQHHTSPIEKELLFRHHVDFQVPT, encoded by the exons ATGGATCCGAGAGGCTCGAAGCGCACGGTTGAGGAAGACGGCACTGCTCAAAGTTCCTCTGAGTTACCTCTGGTCGGAACAAGACGTACATCTGTCAGGAATCTCACTTGCTGGCATCGGAAGCCCGATCAGGGGACTTACAGGAACTATTTAAACAGCGGGTTGCCCCGCCGCATCCTGTACTACAAGCGTGGCGAGTGGACCGATTTTCCCAAGTCGGCGAGGGAGGCGATCATCGACGGATTCCGCCACCAGATGCCCTGTATGGTCGTCTTCTTTGGTTGCGAGCTAATGCTTGTCGACTTATTATGCATGGTCATGTCGAACTCGAACACAAAGAAACATGCCTACGTGGCATGGATCGACGAGGCCGATCGATGCTTCTTCCCTTGCCTGTCATTCGACGGGGGAGCCGACGAACCCAGTGAGCAGGTTTCTGGTGTGGTCAGGCCACAGGCATATTCGGTTCCGGCCCCTCAAATGGTGACAGAAGTTATCGTCGGCGACGGAAATGGGCCTCCCGCCCCAGAGGCTAAAATACTCAATCTGCAAAGGGACAGCCAAAGCTTCGCCTTCATGGAGAAGCTTTTCCTTTCGGGGATGCCATCCTTTGTCAATCCCGAGAACGTACTGTGCATATACGAGTATGTTCCAAAAGATACTGACGCTCAAGTGCAATACCAAGCATTTGAGAGTCAGCTGAGATCCACGAGAGAGAAGCGTGGCAATGCAAATGGCAAGTACGCATGGTTTGGTTCAACGACGCAGGAAATCCTCAGAATTCTGACCTATGGATTTGGATCCGCGGTCGCACCCACCGTAGGAGCAGCTTTCGGCAGCGGCATCTACCTTACGCCATATCACCGTTCCTTCTCCAG CGTCAATCTTTGCAGTGTTGACGGAAACGGAGTGCAGTGCATGCTGCTATGCCAAGTCATCTTGGGAAACCTGGAACAAGTCCGGCCTGGTTCTCTGCAAAATTCACCCAGCAGCGATGACTATGATTCTGGGGTGGACGACCGTAAGGATCCCAGGTGTTTCGTGGTATGGGCCACCCACGCAAATACTCGTATTCATCCAAGATCTGTCGTCATTTTCAAGTTGCCCCCAAATCTCCAAG AGTACTTCTTTGATCTAAGCGATTTCCGCTTTGACAAGAATCCGATAAGAAATATTCCACGTTTCGATCGGCTCTCCGCTCCT AAACAAACGTTGGTATCACTTCCAGGACATGCGATAAATCAGAATATGCCATATACTTTCTTGTACTATAAGGTGCAACACCACACTTCTCCAATAGAGAAGGAGTTGCTGTTCCgccatcatgttgatttccaggtTCCTACGTGA
- the LOC135594070 gene encoding inactive poly [ADP-ribose] polymerase RCD1-like, protein MDPRGSKRTVEEDGTARSSSELPLLGTRRTSVRNLTCWHRKPDQGTYRNYLNSGLPRRILYYKRGEWTEFPESAREAIIDGFRHQMPCMAVFFGCELMLVDLLCMVMSNSMTKKHTSVAWIDEADRCFFPCLSFDGGADEPSEQVSGVVRPQAYSVPSPQMVTEVIAGDGNGPPAPEANILNLKRDSEGFAFMVKLFLWGMPSFVKPENVLCIYEYVPKDTNAQVQYQAFESQLRSTREKRGNANAKYAWFGSTTQEILRILTCGIGSAVAPTVGAAFGSGIYLTPYHRSFSSVNLCSVDGNGVQCMLLCQVILGNLEQVRPGSLQNSPSSDDYDSGVDDRKDPRCFVVWATHANTRVHPRSVVIFKLSPNLQEYFFDLSDVRFDKNPIRNIPPFNRLSGPKQMFVSLAGHAINQHMPYTVLYTKVQHHISPIEKELLFRHHVDFQKGALTGEKFLGKISVVLGDQLLVSTLK, encoded by the exons ATGGATCCGAGAGGCTCGAAGCGCACGGTCGAGGAAGACGGCACTGCTCGAAGTTCCTCTGAATTACCACTGCTCGGAACAAGACGTACATCTGTCAGGAATCTCACTTGCTGGCATCGGAAGCCCGATCAGGGGACTTACAGGAACTATTTAAACAGCGGGTTGCCCCGCCGCATCCTGTACTACAAGCGTGGCGAGTGGACCGAGTTTCCCGAGTCGGCGAGGGAGGCGATCATCGATGGATTCCGCCACCAGATGCCCTGTATGGCCGTCTTCTTTGGTTGCGAGCTAATGCTTGTCGACCTATTATGCATGGTCATGTCGAACTCGATGACAAAGAAACATACCTCTGTGGCATGGATCGACGAGGCCGATCGATGCTTCTTCCCTTGCCTATCATTCGACGGGGGAGCCGACGAACCCAGTGAGCAGGTTTCTGGTGTGGTCAGGCCACAGGCATATTCGGTTCCGTCCCCTCAAATGGTGACAGAAGTTATCGCCGGCGACGGAAATGGGCCTCCCGCCCCAGAGGCTAACATACTCAATCTGAAAAGGGACAGCGAAGGCTTCGCCTTTATGGTGAAGCTTTTCCTTTGGGGGATGCCATCCTTTGTCAAGCCCGAGAACGTACTGTGCATATACGAGTATGTTCCAAAAGATACTAACGCTCAAGTGCAATACCAAGCATTTGAGAGTCAGCTGCGATCCACGAGAGAGAAGCGTGGCAATGCAAATGCCAAGTACGCATGGTTTGGATCAACGACGCAGGAAATCCTCAGAATTCTGACCTGTGGAATTGGATCCGCGGTCGCACCCACCGTAGGAGCAGCTTTCGGCAGCGGCATCTACCTTACGCCATATCACCGTTCCTTCTCCAG CGTGAATCTTTGCAGTGTTGACGGAAACGGAGTGCAGTGCATGCTCCTATGCCAAGTCATCTTGGGAAACTTGGAACAAGTCCGGCCTGGTTCTCTGCAAAATTCACCCAGTAGCGATGACTATGATTCTGGGGTGGACGACCGTAAGGATCCCAGGTGTTTCGTGGTATGGGCCACCCACGCAAATACTCGTGTTCATCCAAGATCTGTCGTCATTTTCAAGTTGTCCCCAAATCTCCAAG AGTACTTCTTTGATCTAAGCGATGTCCGCTTTGACAAGAATCCGATAAGAAATATTCCACCTTTCAATCGGCTCTCCGGTCCT AAACAAATGTTCGTATCACTTGCAGGACATGCGATAAATCAGCATATGCCATATACTGTCTTGTACACTAAGGTTCAACACCACATTTCTCCAATAGAGAAGGAGTTGCTGTTCCgccatcatgttgatttccag AAGGGTGCGCTAACTGGTGAAAAGTTTCTTGGGAAGATAAGTGTGGTTTTAGGGGATCAGCTTCTTGTATCTACCTTAAAGTGA
- the LOC135593172 gene encoding probable xyloglucan endotransglucosylase/hydrolase protein 28, whose translation MLSSLFPSAFFFLCFFACSPLSLFLSDASAGVTHSLPTLSFEQGYTQLFGDGNLMLLRDGKRVHISLDERTGAGFASQDLYLHGFFSASIKLPSDYAAGVVVAFYMSNGDVYAKTHDELDFEFLGNIRGREWRVQTNVYGNGSTAVGREERYDLWFDPTEDFHQYSILWNHERIIFSIDNIPIREIVRTGAIGGCFPSKPMTLYATIWDGSTWATSGGRYKVNYKYAPYVAEFEDLIIGGCAVNPMDHSSDCEKPDTAISDSLTMSLEQQALMDRFRRRHMTYYYCYDRDRYPIPPPECNADQIEARLFYGRDGVKLGDHRGRRRRGQNKHSRVTQADAAF comes from the exons ATGTTGAGCTCTTTGTTTCCTTCagctttcttcttcctctgcttcttTGCCTGCTCTCCCCTGTCCTTGTTCTTGTCCGATGCGTCTGCTGGTGTTACGCATAGCCTTCCGACTCTGTCGTTCGAACAGGGGTACACCCAACTCTTCGGCGATGGCAATCTGATGTTGCTCCGCGACGGGAAGCGGGTTCACATCTCCCTCGACGAGCGAACAG GTGCTGGATTCGCGTCCCAGGACCTATATCTCCATGGTTTCTTCAGCGCCTCCATCAAGCTTCCTTCCGATTACGCCGCCGGCGTCGTTGTCGCTTTCTAT ATGTCGAATGGGGATGTATATGCGAAGACCCATGATGAATTGGACTTTGAGTTCTTGGGAAACATAAGAGGGAGGGAGTGGAGAGTTCAGACCAATGTCTATGGAAATGGTAGCACAGCTGTTGGAAGGGAAGAGAGATATGATCTCTGGTTCGACCCAACTGAGGATTTCCATCAGTACTCCATCCTATGGAACCACGAAAGGATAAT ATTCTCCATTGATAACATTCCAATCAGGGAAATAGTGAGGACTGGGGCCATTGGTGGGTGCTTCCCATCCAAGCCAATGACCCTCTATGCCACCATTTGGGATGGTTCTACCTGGGCTACTTCGGGCGGCCGCTACAAAGTCAATTATAAGTATGCACCGTATGTTGCTGAATTCGAAGATCTTATCATCGGTGGTTGTGCAGTGAACCCCATGGATCATTCTTCAGATTGTGAGAAGCCTGACACTGCCATCTCTGATTCATTGACAATGTCACTGGAGCAACAAGCTCTTATGGATCGATTTCGTAGGAGACATATGACCTATTATTATTGCTATGACCGTGACCGGTACCCGATCCCTCCACCCGAGTGCAATGCCGATCAGATCGAAGCAAGATTGTTCTACGGACGGGATGGTGTGAAACTTGGAGACCACAGGGGTCGCCGCAGGAGAGGCCAAAACAAGCACAGCAGAGTGACCCAAGCTGATGCTGCATTTTAA